In Dioscorea cayenensis subsp. rotundata cultivar TDr96_F1 chromosome 11, TDr96_F1_v2_PseudoChromosome.rev07_lg8_w22 25.fasta, whole genome shotgun sequence, a single genomic region encodes these proteins:
- the LOC120271947 gene encoding uncharacterized protein LOC120271947 isoform X1, translating to MNVKLQAIRQKNSAIINENVADSTSEFMDHGMTELVFDFRREYATKLEQSQERARRLQKDLAIEEQHGQHLSEILKKIVPDTKSSQTVKSRARRKEPPPISAFSATPMDNGRSSSSENLSSSTSKFSNNHLDHHEESDDQTQCSLNFAKSECALSGICSGRKFSDPMLSNDYQIGQKDSDTPRSGTSQFSFRHK from the exons ATGAATGTTAAACTGCAGGCCATTAGACAGAAAAATTCtgcaatcatcaatgaaaatgtTGCAGACAGTACCTCTGAATTTATGGACCATGGCATGACTGAACTAGTCTTTGACTTTAGAAGGGAATATGCCACAAAGCTGGAACAG TCTCAGGAACGGGCAAGGCGACTTCAAAAAGATTTGGCTATTGAAGAGCAGCATGGACAACACCTCAGTGAAATTTTAAAGAAGATAGTTCCAGATACAAAGAGTTCTCAGACTGTAAAGTCTCGAGCAAGGAGAAAG GAACCACCACCCATATCAGCATTCAGTGCCACTCCAATGGATAATGGTAGATCTTCATCAAGTGAGAACTTGAGTTCCTCAACTTCAAAATTTTCCAATAATCACCTTGACCATCATGAG GAATCAGATGACCAGACTCAGTGTTCACTTAACTTTGCTAAATCAGAGTGTGCATTGAGCGGCATTTGCAGCGGGAGAAAGTTTTCTGATCCAATGCTGTCAAATGATTATCAGATCGGTCAAAAAGACTCAGATACACCCAGGAGTGGAACTTCTCAATTCTCATTCAGACACAAATAG
- the LOC120271948 gene encoding uncharacterized protein LOC120271948 isoform X2 — translation MQCLGPPDLGTEKTLTLAHSNSPPPILHTSLQIPPPYPPQSKRSFHLHVIDQVSAMLHMEDMDEDSNGDSSDDADDEDEDMSEDGEPDDDMTLVQYQEEVKHEAIIRKSAHSSCSSPKKRLL, via the exons ATGCAGTGCCTTGGTCCTCCAGATCTTGGAACCGAGAAAACTCTCACTCTCGCCCATTCAAACTCTCCTCCTCCTATACTTCATACATCGCTTCAAATCCCTCCACCCTATCCCCCTCAGTCTAAGAGGTCTTTTCATCTTCACGTCATTGATCAGGTCTCTGCTATGCTACACATGGAAGATATGGATGAAGATAGCAATGGAGACTCCTCCGATGATGccgatgatgaagatgaggataTGTCTGAGGACGGTGAACCAGATGATGATATGACCCTCGTTCAATATCAAGAAGAAGTCAAACATGAAGCCATTATTCGGAAAAGTGCCCATTCCTCTTGTTCTTCTCCGAAGAAA AGGCTTCTCTGA
- the LOC120271948 gene encoding uncharacterized protein LOC120271948 isoform X1 — translation MQCLGPPDLGTEKTLTLAHSNSPPPILHTSLQIPPPYPPQSKRSFHLHVIDQVSAMLHMEDMDEDSNGDSSDDADDEDEDMSEDGEPDDDMTLVQYQEEVKHEAIIRKSAHSSCSSPKKDVSLVLQIMSSMEI, via the exons ATGCAGTGCCTTGGTCCTCCAGATCTTGGAACCGAGAAAACTCTCACTCTCGCCCATTCAAACTCTCCTCCTCCTATACTTCATACATCGCTTCAAATCCCTCCACCCTATCCCCCTCAGTCTAAGAGGTCTTTTCATCTTCACGTCATTGATCAGGTCTCTGCTATGCTACACATGGAAGATATGGATGAAGATAGCAATGGAGACTCCTCCGATGATGccgatgatgaagatgaggataTGTCTGAGGACGGTGAACCAGATGATGATATGACCCTCGTTCAATATCAAGAAGAAGTCAAACATGAAGCCATTATTCGGAAAAGTGCCCATTCCTCTTGTTCTTCTCCGAAGAAA gATGTTTCTCTGGTCCTACAAATAATGTCTTCAATGGAGATCTGA
- the LOC120271947 gene encoding uncharacterized protein LOC120271947 isoform X2: protein MDHGMTELVFDFRREYATKLEQSQERARRLQKDLAIEEQHGQHLSEILKKIVPDTKSSQTVKSRARRKEPPPISAFSATPMDNGRSSSSENLSSSTSKFSNNHLDHHEESDDQTQCSLNFAKSECALSGICSGRKFSDPMLSNDYQIGQKDSDTPRSGTSQFSFRHK, encoded by the exons ATGGACCATGGCATGACTGAACTAGTCTTTGACTTTAGAAGGGAATATGCCACAAAGCTGGAACAG TCTCAGGAACGGGCAAGGCGACTTCAAAAAGATTTGGCTATTGAAGAGCAGCATGGACAACACCTCAGTGAAATTTTAAAGAAGATAGTTCCAGATACAAAGAGTTCTCAGACTGTAAAGTCTCGAGCAAGGAGAAAG GAACCACCACCCATATCAGCATTCAGTGCCACTCCAATGGATAATGGTAGATCTTCATCAAGTGAGAACTTGAGTTCCTCAACTTCAAAATTTTCCAATAATCACCTTGACCATCATGAG GAATCAGATGACCAGACTCAGTGTTCACTTAACTTTGCTAAATCAGAGTGTGCATTGAGCGGCATTTGCAGCGGGAGAAAGTTTTCTGATCCAATGCTGTCAAATGATTATCAGATCGGTCAAAAAGACTCAGATACACCCAGGAGTGGAACTTCTCAATTCTCATTCAGACACAAATAG
- the LOC120271948 gene encoding uncharacterized protein LOC120271948 isoform X3, producing the protein MKPLFGKVPIPLVLLRRKGFSERNTFVHIFKIMWIHKPSLVYLVETRANSEHIDRFLSKFPHSWDWAAIEVDGFSGCFSGPTNNVFNGDLIALDVALHFTLEEEHSDQACLHQ; encoded by the exons ATGAAGCCATTATTCGGAAAAGTGCCCATTCCTCTTGTTCTTCTCCGAAGAAA AGGCTTCTCTGAGCGAAATacttttgttcatatttttaaaatcatgtgGATACATAAACCATCTCTGGTTTATCTCGTTGAGACAAGAGCTAACTCCGAGCATATCGATCGGTTTCTCTCTAAATTTCCCCATTCTTGGGACTGGGCAGCTATTGAAGTAGATGGGTTCTCAG gATGTTTCTCTGGTCCTACAAATAATGTCTTCAATGGAGATCTGATCGCTCTAGACGTTGCGTTACACTTTACCTTGGAAGAGGAACACTCTGATCAAGCATGTCTTCATCAATAG